Within the Nicotiana tabacum cultivar K326 chromosome 11, ASM71507v2, whole genome shotgun sequence genome, the region TTATAATGATACTTTTAATGtgtcaaaagttttttttttctttattagacTTCACGCCAATCTTCACGCCGATCAAATATTGCTACATAAAATAAAGTGGATCaagttaataataataataaatatactaATTTGGTAGGAAAAGAATTCACATGGTAAAAAAGGTTGGAGATAGCATCTCCTACATATTTGCGCCACCGATCCGCGGCCGTAAATGGAAGGAGTAGGGGCCAGATTGGGCCGGTCATCAACTAGGTACGGAGGGCCGATCACAGTATTTACTGGACCAGTTCGAAGGTGGAAGAAAAAGTGGATCCACGTAACGCCGCCGACCTCCGGCAACAATCATCAGAGAGCTAACGGCAGAGTTAACGGTAGTAacgattctcatctattgctttTCAAATGGACGCCTATAACTGCTAGCCAAAACAACAATGGTACTGCTGGCGGTAACGGCGAAAAAAATGACTCCCCTAACGACGACGCCGTTGCGGTGGAGGAGCTACCTAAGCGTAAATTCAAGTATATTCCGGTAATTATTTTCCAATGAGTTGGCAGCTTTGAGTTTTAATAAC harbors:
- the LOC107786148 gene encoding uncharacterized protein LOC107786148; translation: MEGVGARLGRSSTRYGGPITVFTGPVRRWKKKWIHVTPPTSGNNHQRANGRVNGSNDSHLLLFKWTPITASQNNNGTAGGNGEKNDSPNDDAVAVEELPKRKFKYIPIALLEEQNYEESEHDNEAKPAETDSNGGRPTLETDGFDENPDINNVPMEESQAPQDNPTERQDLNESTLDLSLG